The genomic stretch AACAACCCGCAACCGCAATTAATTGTACTGCATCAGATGGGCAGTCATGGCCCCGCATATTTCAAGCGTTCCAAAGCGCCGTATCAGCCATTTCAGCCGACCTGTAATAGCAATGCCATTCAGGGCTGTAGTACAGAAGAATTAAAAAATAGCTATGATAATTCGATTGTATATACAGACCATGTTCTTGCCCAAATCATTGAAACTTTAAAGCAGCAGACTCAATATCAGACCGGTTTCTGGTACCTGTCTGATCATGGAGAATCCACCGGAGAGCATGGTTTATACCTGCATGGTGCTCCTTATAGCATGGCGCCCACTCAGCAAACCCATGTCCCGATGCTGATGTGGTTCTCCGATGCCTGGAAGCAGCAGAATATCCAGCAGATCAGCTGTCTCAAAGGACAGACCAACCAAGCCCGTAGTCAGGATCATCTTTTCCCCAGCTTATTACGCTTGCTGGATATAAAAACGCAAGTGATTGAAGCTAAAAATGATATGCTTGCACAATGCTCACCATCCTTAAAGAACAGAGCTTGAAATGCATAAAATACTAATTATTGAAGATGACTTTATGATTGCCGAGTCGACTGAAACATTGCTCAAGTTGCATCAGTTTGAGGTGTACTGGGTCAATAATGGGATTGAGGGTTTAAAACAGTTACAGCAGCAGGTCTACGATATTGTCCTGCTCGATTTAGGCTTGCCGATGATGGATGGCATGCTGGTGCTAAAAAATATCCGGCAGAAGTTTCCGAATTTACCGGTGCTGATTATTTCTGCCCGGGATCAATTACAAAACCGGGTGGATGGGCTGAATCAGGGAGCAGATGACTATTTAATCAAGCCTTATGAATTTGACGAGTTACTGGCCCGTATTCATGCCTTAATACGCCGTAGTGGTTTAAAAAATACCGGGATAGATACGAATAAGAAATTATCACACAGTGGTTTGGAACTAGATCTGGAGCAGCATATCGCTCTGTTTAATGGACAGGCTATAGAATTATCCAATCGGGAATGGTCCATCTTAATGGCCATGTTAAATCATCCGAATAAAATTTTTTCCAAGAATGATCTGGAAGACAAGCTTTATGACTTTGATAGTGATGTCAGTAGTAATACGGTAGAAGTCTATATCCATCATCTGCGGGCAAAATTAGGAAAAGACTTCATCCGTACCATACGTGGGCTAGGATATCGCTTAGGATGAGCGCCATGCAGAAACGTTATTCCTTGCAAAAACGTCTGGTTATTTATATTTCATTATTTAGCGTAGTACTGGGCTGTGTGCTGATCTTTTCGGCATACCGGATTGCGCTCGAAGAAATTAATGAAGTACTGGATAAACAGATGCAAAGTCTGGCAGAGCGCATTGCAGAAAATCATCCGCAACCCCTGCAAAGCCAAATAGATCTGGCAAAACAATACAGTGAAGAAGATTTATTTGTAGATATCTGGTCCTATACAGATACAGCCACTTCCTTGCATCCGCAGGATGTTCTGGTGGCACCGGTCAGGAAAGCAGGTTTCTACAAGCATCAAACGCCATATGGAACCTGGTTAACTTATATTATTCCTGCTAAGCAATTACAGATTCAGGTGAGCCAGCAGCAAAATGTCCGGCAGGAACTGGCGCTGGAACTGGCAGCCAATATGTTTCTTCCTTACGTACTTTTTTTACCTTTTGCAGTGTTTGGCTTAGGCTGGATGATCCGGAAAAATTTTCAGCCACTCAATGACTTTAAAACTGAATTGGCCAGCCGCAAGGCACAAGACTTAAAGCCAATTGCAATGAAAGATTATCCCCTGGAGCTGGAACCGACCATTCAGGAAATGAATTATCTGTTTGGCCGCATCTCTCTAGCCCAACAGGAACAACGTCAATTTGTAGCGGATTCTGCACATGAATTACGCACGCCACTGACGGCCTTGAATTTACAGCTACAAATTTTGCTACAGCAGTTCCCTCAGAGCGAGTCTATCCATAATTTGAGTCAAGGCATTTTGCGCATGCAGCATCTGGTCAACCAGTTATTAAGTCTGGCCAAACAGGATGTGACCGAAGGTTTAAGCGAACCTGTTCAATTGCTATCACTGAATCAAATGACAGTCACCTGTATCGAAGAGCTGATTCAACTGGCGCTACAGAAAGACATTGATTTAGGGGTAGAGCAGCAGCAGGAACTCTTGATTCAGGGCCAAGCTTCGGCCTTGCACTCGATTATTTATAATTTAATTGATAATGCGATTAAATATAGTCCGAAGGATGGCGTGATTAATGTGTCGATTTTCCAGCAAGGCCATCAGGCAGTTTTACAGATTGAAGACAGTGGTGCAGGTATAGATCCCGCTCAATTCAATCAGATCCGGCAACGCTTCTACCGGATACATAACCATGCAGAAATTGGCAGCGGTTTGGGTTTATCCATTGTAGATAAAGCCACCGAGCGCTTGGGTGGAACACTAGAATTTTCGCGAAGTGTCAATCTGAGTGGCCTTTGTGTACAGGTCAAGTTTCCTTTGGCCAAAGCCTAAGCAAATAGGCTTCTAGTTTTTGGAGTTAAGGTTGCCTGATACTAGAGCGTATAGGAGTGGTCTTTTCTATTGGGGGAGTTTGTGGCTAAACAGCGTATAGCCAATGACATTGATGCACCAGATAATCCAGCCAGTCCAAAGGTTATGACTCAGGAAATGTGCACCGCGCATCATTTGTGCCCAGCCCATGGCCAACCCTAAAATTACTGCAGCGATCAGAAGAAAATAAGCACGCTTGCGGTTATAAATGCGATAAACAAAATAGCCGGCCATTAACGCAAAACCACTAGATGCATGCCCTCCAGGAAAACAGTGGCCTGCAGTGGCACTAAAATCCCACAAAATCCCATTATGGGTAGGTATGGTCATATCCCAGGGACAGGCATGGGCCGACTGAGATTTTAAAATTCCGATCGAGGCCGTGGTCAGCACCACCATGCTAAAGAAATAGCCAAATTCCCAGCGCCGCGTATGCCAGTTCTGCCATTTTAGTGATGCCAACCAGGCCAGTAATAATGTGATATACACCAGAATCAGCAGGTCTTTCACATAGCGATGATTGAGTTCTGCCAGTGCCCATTGTTTTCGAAGGGGAAATTGACCATGATCATCGATAAAGGGATAGATGAGCTGCAAGTCCAGCACTCCTCCAATATCAAAGAAGTTGAGAAGAATCAAAAAACTGAAGATCAAAAGTAAGGTTTGGGTCAGTAAAAACCGGGAACGGTCAGTGATCATTTTTAAGTTGTCCATTTCAGGCAGTAGCAAGAGCAGAGGTCAAATCAAATGACCAGCCAAAATGATGCCCCAGGTCAGGGCAATTAAACTAAGTGCTACAAACTGAGCCGCACTGCCCATATCCTTGGCATTTTTAGACAGTTCATGCCGTTCCATGGAAATACGATCTACCACTGCCTCTATCGCTGAGTTAATCAGTTCAATGATCAACGCCAATAGGCACACGGCGACCATCAGCGCTTGCTCAGCTGGACTAACCGGCATCCAAAAACTTAGAGGAATCAAAATAAGGTTGATCAGCAGAATTTGCCGGAAGGCAGCCTCATTTTGAAAGGCGGTTTTAAAACCAGCCAGGGAATAACGGGTCGCATTAAAAATACGCTGCGTTCCTGAGGTGCCTTTATAAGGTGAGCGGTAGGAAGACATAGAACAGTTTCAGTTAACAAGAGATAGGATTAACTTAAATTTTCAATCTTAAAATGCTCTTAAAAAAACCGGCCGATCTCTGGATTTTTTATACACACAGCTTTTACATTCTTTTGCACAAAATTAAGAATTTTTTAAGTTTGGACTTCTATCTTGAGTAGCAAGTTAATTTCGTGGTGTGAGCCAAATGATCAAGTTTAGTTTTGATCCTTATTTATCTAGTCAGATTCACTTTCTAAATACATATTTCAAGCAGCCTGAATATAAAAAACAAACCCATCACAATAAATTTTTACTACAAGTACCTCCGGCGTATCCGGTAATTTCAGCACAGGATCAATCGCTACATTTGACGGTCAAAACTGTAGAACAAAGCGAGACACCTGAACGCCGTAGCCTGGAAAATTTTATTCAGGAAAAATATCAGCAAGTCCATCAGGCCACTGTATCGAGCTTCTCTTCGACCCTGTTTGCCGGTTATCACGGAGCCGAGATGCAGGTGGTGATTGGTATGCAGCATTTAAATCAATTTAATGCCTTTCTGGAACAGTATCTCGATGAACCCGTTGAAAACATATTAAGCAAACTGAGCCAGACCAGGGTCAGCCGAGACAAAGTAGTAGAAATTGGCAATCTGGCAGCACTAGATATGGACAAAGCCAAACTGATGGTGGCCTTTCTGGTTTTTCATCTCTCGCAGCAACACATCGAATGGGCAGTATGTACCGGAACAACTGCAGTACGTTATGTGTTGCAACAGATGGGATTACGTTTTCATGTGCTTGAAAAGGCTGATCCGCAAGTCCTTGGAGAGGCACAACGCCTGTGGGGCAGTTATTACCAGCAGAAACCTTATGTGCTGGCGATTGATGTGGCAGAAGCCCTACAAGTCGCTCGTCAACTTTATCAATTTAGTCATTAAAGCATTTTGCTTGATTAGCGAGGCACAGAATTTAAATGATGACTGCTTTATTTGAACGTATCAACCTACAAGCACACCAGTATCCGCAGCGAGAAGCTGTGGTTACCGCACAGGCAACACTGAGCTATGCGGAACTACAGCAGCGGGTAGAATTATTGAGTGCCGGTTTCAAGCAGCTTAATCTACGACGTCTGGCCTTATGGGGCGTGAACAGCATCGACTGGATTGTGGTCGATCTTGCCGCACAAAAAGCCGGCATGACCGTGATTCCGGTACCTCTGTTTTTTACTGCAACCCAAGTACGGCATCTGCTTTCCGACAGCCAAACCGAGCTGCTATGTACTCTAGATGAATCTTTCTCTGCACCAGAATGGTTGCTGAATCTAGCCCAAGACATGAGTAGAGATGAGATATTTATTACTGGCCAACTACATGCACGCTTTTTTCAGCTAGAGCAGGCAGTACAGTATTCACTTTCTTTACAAACCCAGCAGCCGGCAAAAATCACCTATACCTCTGGCAGTACGGGGACACCGAAAGGCGTGTGTCTGGCTGAAGACACCATAGAATCAATTACTCATTCACTGAGTCAGGCACTGGCCAGCAGTCAGCTTGGACGGCATTTGTGCCTGATTCCATTTGCTACCTTGCTGGAAAATATTGCCGGCATTTATGTCGCACTGAGCATGGGACGCGCCGTAATTGTTGGCGAGGTGAGCCAGTTTGGCCTGACATCTAATCATACTTTTGAGACAGAGCGGTTTGTAAATGCAGTGCAGAGCTATCAAATCGAAAGTGTGATTTTATTACCGCAGATGCTGAAAGCGATTGTGGAATATAGCGCTGAACACGGTGCTGCAGGGTTCAAGATGCTGAAATTTATTGCGGTCGGTGGAGGGAAAGTCTCTGCTGATTTACTCAAACAGTGCCAGCAACTTAACCTTCCGGTTTATGAGGGGTATGGCCTGTCCGAATGTGCATCAGTAGTCAGTCTGAATCTGCCGGGTGCACGCCGCATTGGCAGTGTGGGTCGGGTTTTACCGCATGTCGAAGTTGAGATTGCAGCCAACAGCGAAGTGGTGGTGAAAGGTAATGCCATGCTGGGTTATGTCAATGATCAGGCCGCGACACCGTATATTCATACGGGTGATGCCGGCTATTTTGATGAGGAAGGCTATTTGTACATTACCGGACGCATCAAGCAGATGATTATCAGCAGTTTTGGACGCAATATTTCCCCGGAATGGGTTGAGTCCAACAGTCTGACCGAGCCGGAAATCCAGCAGATTGCCATTTTTGGCGAAGCCCAGCCCTATCTGTCGGCTGTGATTTATGCCCCTAATGACACCTCAGACCAGCAACTGGTAGCAGCGATTCAACGGGCCAATAGCCGGATGCCAGACTATGCTCAGATCAAACACTGGTGTAGATCTCCAGAGCCATTTTCCCTGAACAACCAGATGTTGACCGACAACGGCAAACTGCGCAGACAGCAGATCCAGCAAAAGTTTCAGGCTGAACTGATACCGGACGAGTCCCAATCTATTTTTGCATAGTTCACAGACCCATAGATCTATCGAATGAGAGCGAACACATGAATATTGCACAGCAAGCTTTGCACACCACACCTAATCAGATTAAAACGCAATTGGTAGAACAGGGCTGGGTTTTGTTAAGACATGAACACTATGACGTGACATCGTTTAGTGAGCTCATGAATAGGCTATGCCAGCGGCTGACTTATGATCCTGCACGCGAAAACATCACTCGCCAGTCTCAGAAAGTTGATGCAGGTAGCCAGGCCATGGGACTGCATATTGAAAATGGCACGACGCCTTTACCGCCCGATATCATCGCCTTTTTCAGTGAGAAAAGTGCTTCGCGCGGTTCGCAGACTACCTTATGTGATGGGCATGAAGTCTGGAAAAATATGCCGGATGCTCTCAAGCAGAAATTTGCCGAACCGATGACCATTAGCCGTTATTTACCCAAACCGATCTGGCAGAAATATGTGGCCACTGCCTTGAATATTGAAAATGCAGAGCAGGTCGGCCAGCAGGAGCTACAACAGTTTATCCAGATAATACCCGGCCAGCGGATTAGCCCGGCACATGACGGGGGAGTGCACTACCATTTAAATATGCCGATGGTCCGCCATGACAATCTCAAGGGTGTTCCAGCATTTGCCAATACCTTGCTAGGGCCATCTTTCAATTATGAAAAACCCCGTTTTTATTTTGCTGATGGTTCAGAGATCAGTTCAGACTTACTCGCAGAACTGGCAGAGCGTTGTGAAACCCAGACCTCAGAAATTGACTGGCAGGATGGTGATCTGGTGATCATTGATAACAAACGCTTTATGCATGGCCGACGTGAAATCTTGGTACCACTTGAACAGCGCAAGCTATACATCTGTATGGGACTGGGCTTGAATCCTGACTTTTAAGCAAAGCAGAAAGAGACATCTTAAAAAATTCAACGATAAGAGAAATGATCTATGTCCAATTTAACAGCAGTTCTTCTAGGTGCGACCGGTGGCATCGGACAGGCCATTGCCGATATTCTTGGGAAAAATGGCCTGAATCTGGTTCTGGTCGGACGTAATGAACGGACTTTACAAAAATTAGGTGAAAAACTGGCGCAGTGTTATCCGGATATACAACTGCAAGGGATCTGCTGTGACCTGGCCGAGCAGCACAGCCGTAACGATTTGCTAGGTGCGCTGGCCGAACTGAATACCCCCATTCACTATTACATCAATAATGCCGGTATCAATGATTTCAGTCTGTTCTCGCAGCAGTCACAGGAAATGATGGAACAGATGATGCTGATTAATGTGGTCTATCCCTTGCAACTGGTGCAAGGCATGATTCCATTGATGTCAAAAACTCAGCCAAGCCAGATCATTCATATCGGTTCTACTTTCGGTAGCATTGGCTATCCGGGTTATGTCAGTTATTGTGCCAGTAAATTCGCCTTGCGCGGTGCCACCGAAGCGCTTGCACGTGAGTATGCTAAGACCTCAATTCAATTTCGTTATTTTTCACCAAGGGCAACGATCACGGAAATGAATGATGCAAATGTCACAGAAATGAATCAGGCACTGGGAACTAAAATGGATGATCCTGATTTTGTCGCACAAGAGTTTTATCATTTCTTACAGAAAGATTGTCAGTCGTATCAGGTCGGTTATCCTGAAAAGATCTTTGTGAAGGTAAATCAGGTTTTACCCAATATAGTTTCTGGTTCGATTGAAAAAGATCTGGATACTATTTATAGATATGCTGATCCAAATATGTTTTTTTAACAGTTAAAGGTATACACACAAGGAAAACTCCAAAATTAACTTTTATGGATAATAACTTTGAAAGAGTGCTGTCACAGAGATTCCATTTAACATAATATACATTATACGAAATCAATCTGTTAGAACCCATTCAAAATGTCTATATTCTCACCAATAAAAATGTCTAGTTTATGATGCGCATCAACATCCGAGATGGTACTTCAGGTCTGATGCATGCCAGCTGTGGTCAACAGGGTCATTGTCGCCATGACGATCTATTAAAATCAGAATACCTTGCCATTATTTCTGAACATTTGCTTAGCTTTGGTCCTACATTGGTGCATGAGAAGTAACGCTTGAAACGTTCATATCAGCTTAATTCAAAAAGGTTTTTATGTGCTGGATCACTTCTTCTGGTTTTTCGCCATGCAGCCAATGTCCTGTATTTTCGATCATTTCAATTTTTGCTTGAGAAAATTGCTCATCAATTGCTGCGAAGTGTTCCGGTTTTGAAATATAAAAAGAATTTCCACCACGCAGGAATAAAGCTGGCTGATTCATTTTTTCGAGCTTTTCCCAATCCATAATATCTGAATAATGATCAAATAAAGCCTGAACATTAAAGAGCCATTGTCCTTTATTAAAGGATTTTAATAAAAACTGAATTACCATTTCTTCATGAATGTATTCACGCATAATTTTTGCTGCCTCAAGTCGTGAAGCAACATTTGCTTGCTGTACTGCGAATAAAGCTTTAAAAATTTCAGTATGATGACTTTCATGATATTGGATCGGTGTGATATCCAGGACGATCAACTTTTCAGTTTGTACGCGGGCTAAATCAGCCAATTTCATGGCAATTTTTCCGCCCATAGAATGCCCTACTACTACGAACTTTTGAATATTTAAACTCGATAAAGTTTCTAGGACATCTTCAGCCATAAGTTGATAATTTAAGTCTGAGCTATGAGCAGAAAGACCATGATTGCGTACATCAATTTGAAGCACGGTTCTTTGCTCAGAAAAATATCGAGCTAGTACTCCTAAATTACTTAAACTACCGAATAAACCATGAATAAAGACCATTGGAGATAGCACTGACGTTTCGTGGTGTTGGAGTTGATAATTTAGGATCATTTGAGAATTCCGTGATTTCTGTATTTAACTGTTAATAGTGGGTTTATATTAGGAATTAATCAATTGTAAAATTTTTAAATATAAAATTTTGCTTAGGCTATTTTATGGAAGTATATTTTGCTTAGGCTAAAAAAACTTAATCGATTCATAAGTTTTTAAAATTACGATTTAAGATCTGGATGGATATCTGGCTATAAATATGAACGAAGATGGTTAAATTGTGATGCAGACCAAATAAAATTAATGAAAACCTTAAAACTGGGATTTAATAACATGTAAAGCACTTTTAGGTCGGAGTGTTTCTTAAATTAACTCGCTGTGATTATCCAAATAGACTGAGGTAATTTAAATAATCTGCCTTAATATTTACTGCTCATAATTTATTAAAGATCGACCATTCATAAGTAGCTTATTAATCGACTTAATTCTGTTTAAAAATAATACGTTTTAAGACCAAATGAGTTACAGGCAGTAAATATCAGTATTATCAATTCCCCCTTCTCCCTTTCTTGAGAAAGTTGTTAAACTTATGTGTTGCTTAGGCTATTTTTAGCATCTTAAGATATTCAAGTTATTAGCTTAAATATCAGCGTACAATCACGCTATCCTACTTAAATCGTCCTGTTCAAGAAATTACAAAACTACGATTATTCATTTATTCTTATCAATGTATTAAAAACAGTGGATATATACCCGAGATATTAGATATTCACACCAAGATAAATTTAAATTAACTTAACAGATTTTTTATTACATGATATTCAGGAAATGGTCTTTCAGGTTTTAATATCTATAAAATCTGGTTGTGAAATAGACTTACCTACTTAATTTTTATTCTACTGCGAAAAACTTTCAAGATAGAAAAGTATTTTATAATTTATTCTACATTCCTATTTTTACAAAATACGCTTGTGGTCATTCCAGATTGAGTCAAACTTTGATCCTGCCTCTTAAGAAAACTTTTGGCGACCATGACCATCGTGGGCGCCATATCCAGACTGCTGTTTTCTTCGGACACCTTTTGAATATCCTGATAGGCTTTCAGTCGTTTGCAGAAAGCCTGACGTTGAGTTTGGGCATCTACCTTTTGATCATCTTCATCTAAAATATGCTTGGTTTCATTAACGATTTTAGTCTGAGCTGAAATAAACTCGTCATAGGCACTTTGTGAAAGCCGCTGTGCGAAGACCACACTACTCAGTCCTAATAATAATCCAGCACAAATGAAAGATGATTTTTTTAGCATTTAAATTTCTTCTTTCCAGACATCTTCATAATCATCGGCATCAATCATGAAACGAAAACCTGTTTCCAGAGCCAGATACGGTAAAACTTCTGGTGCGATGTCCTGTAATTCACGTACGGTCATGGTTTCAAAAGCATCTTCACTTGAAGGTTCTCCGCCGTAAATATACCAGCTGATATTTTCAGCCGGCTCGGGCTTTTTACGAATGCCGACAATCGGATCTTGTTTCAAGGTATGTACGGCCACGGCAACCACATCATCACCACTCACTTCAACATAAGCCGAACCTACTTCTTCACAGAGCAGTTTTTGTTCCGCGATCAGTTCTTGTAAAGGTGACAGGTTTTGCGTGTTTTTCGACATTCGGTCTTACTCATCAATTTTCATTAGCGCGCTATTTTAACTTAATTTTAATGAAGCTGATTGGGATTTCATCGAGATCTAAAAAATATCTGCCCTTAAACCGTGTTAAGCGCAGATATGGATCTCAACTTATTGGAAGACTTTAAAGCGCTCTTCATCCGCCAGATAATCTTTAGCTCGCGGCTCGCCTTCTATCGAACCAAACACCAACTGTGCACGCAACTTCCAGTTCGATGGAATGTCCCATTCCGCATGAACTTGCTCATCCACGATCGGATTGTAGTGCTGCAATGATGCGCCCAATCCTTCTGTATGCAATGCTGTCCAGGTTGCAAATTGTGCGATCGCAGTCGAATGCTCTGCCCAGATTGGGAAGTTATCAGCATAAGATGGGAATTGTGCCTGT from Acinetobacter lwoffii encodes the following:
- a CDS encoding response regulator transcription factor, translating into MHKILIIEDDFMIAESTETLLKLHQFEVYWVNNGIEGLKQLQQQVYDIVLLDLGLPMMDGMLVLKNIRQKFPNLPVLIISARDQLQNRVDGLNQGADDYLIKPYEFDELLARIHALIRRSGLKNTGIDTNKKLSHSGLELDLEQHIALFNGQAIELSNREWSILMAMLNHPNKIFSKNDLEDKLYDFDSDVSSNTVEVYIHHLRAKLGKDFIRTIRGLGYRLG
- a CDS encoding sensor histidine kinase; the protein is MQKRYSLQKRLVIYISLFSVVLGCVLIFSAYRIALEEINEVLDKQMQSLAERIAENHPQPLQSQIDLAKQYSEEDLFVDIWSYTDTATSLHPQDVLVAPVRKAGFYKHQTPYGTWLTYIIPAKQLQIQVSQQQNVRQELALELAANMFLPYVLFLPFAVFGLGWMIRKNFQPLNDFKTELASRKAQDLKPIAMKDYPLELEPTIQEMNYLFGRISLAQQEQRQFVADSAHELRTPLTALNLQLQILLQQFPQSESIHNLSQGILRMQHLVNQLLSLAKQDVTEGLSEPVQLLSLNQMTVTCIEELIQLALQKDIDLGVEQQQELLIQGQASALHSIIYNLIDNAIKYSPKDGVINVSIFQQGHQAVLQIEDSGAGIDPAQFNQIRQRFYRIHNHAEIGSGLGLSIVDKATERLGGTLEFSRSVNLSGLCVQVKFPLAKA
- a CDS encoding phosphatase PAP2 family protein, which codes for MITDRSRFLLTQTLLLIFSFLILLNFFDIGGVLDLQLIYPFIDDHGQFPLRKQWALAELNHRYVKDLLILVYITLLLAWLASLKWQNWHTRRWEFGYFFSMVVLTTASIGILKSQSAHACPWDMTIPTHNGILWDFSATAGHCFPGGHASSGFALMAGYFVYRIYNRKRAYFLLIAAVILGLAMGWAQMMRGAHFLSHNLWTGWIIWCINVIGYTLFSHKLPQ
- a CDS encoding diacylglycerol kinase produces the protein MSSYRSPYKGTSGTQRIFNATRYSLAGFKTAFQNEAAFRQILLINLILIPLSFWMPVSPAEQALMVAVCLLALIIELINSAIEAVVDRISMERHELSKNAKDMGSAAQFVALSLIALTWGIILAGHLI
- a CDS encoding thermostable hemolysin yields the protein MIKFSFDPYLSSQIHFLNTYFKQPEYKKQTHHNKFLLQVPPAYPVISAQDQSLHLTVKTVEQSETPERRSLENFIQEKYQQVHQATVSSFSSTLFAGYHGAEMQVVIGMQHLNQFNAFLEQYLDEPVENILSKLSQTRVSRDKVVEIGNLAALDMDKAKLMVAFLVFHLSQQHIEWAVCTGTTAVRYVLQQMGLRFHVLEKADPQVLGEAQRLWGSYYQQKPYVLAIDVAEALQVARQLYQFSH
- a CDS encoding AMP-binding protein, which gives rise to MMTALFERINLQAHQYPQREAVVTAQATLSYAELQQRVELLSAGFKQLNLRRLALWGVNSIDWIVVDLAAQKAGMTVIPVPLFFTATQVRHLLSDSQTELLCTLDESFSAPEWLLNLAQDMSRDEIFITGQLHARFFQLEQAVQYSLSLQTQQPAKITYTSGSTGTPKGVCLAEDTIESITHSLSQALASSQLGRHLCLIPFATLLENIAGIYVALSMGRAVIVGEVSQFGLTSNHTFETERFVNAVQSYQIESVILLPQMLKAIVEYSAEHGAAGFKMLKFIAVGGGKVSADLLKQCQQLNLPVYEGYGLSECASVVSLNLPGARRIGSVGRVLPHVEVEIAANSEVVVKGNAMLGYVNDQAATPYIHTGDAGYFDEEGYLYITGRIKQMIISSFGRNISPEWVESNSLTEPEIQQIAIFGEAQPYLSAVIYAPNDTSDQQLVAAIQRANSRMPDYAQIKHWCRSPEPFSLNNQMLTDNGKLRRQQIQQKFQAELIPDESQSIFA
- a CDS encoding TauD/TfdA family dioxygenase; protein product: MNIAQQALHTTPNQIKTQLVEQGWVLLRHEHYDVTSFSELMNRLCQRLTYDPARENITRQSQKVDAGSQAMGLHIENGTTPLPPDIIAFFSEKSASRGSQTTLCDGHEVWKNMPDALKQKFAEPMTISRYLPKPIWQKYVATALNIENAEQVGQQELQQFIQIIPGQRISPAHDGGVHYHLNMPMVRHDNLKGVPAFANTLLGPSFNYEKPRFYFADGSEISSDLLAELAERCETQTSEIDWQDGDLVIIDNKRFMHGRREILVPLEQRKLYICMGLGLNPDF
- a CDS encoding SDR family oxidoreductase, coding for MSNLTAVLLGATGGIGQAIADILGKNGLNLVLVGRNERTLQKLGEKLAQCYPDIQLQGICCDLAEQHSRNDLLGALAELNTPIHYYINNAGINDFSLFSQQSQEMMEQMMLINVVYPLQLVQGMIPLMSKTQPSQIIHIGSTFGSIGYPGYVSYCASKFALRGATEALAREYAKTSIQFRYFSPRATITEMNDANVTEMNQALGTKMDDPDFVAQEFYHFLQKDCQSYQVGYPEKIFVKVNQVLPNIVSGSIEKDLDTIYRYADPNMFF
- a CDS encoding alpha/beta fold hydrolase, producing MILNYQLQHHETSVLSPMVFIHGLFGSLSNLGVLARYFSEQRTVLQIDVRNHGLSAHSSDLNYQLMAEDVLETLSSLNIQKFVVVGHSMGGKIAMKLADLARVQTEKLIVLDITPIQYHESHHTEIFKALFAVQQANVASRLEAAKIMREYIHEEMVIQFLLKSFNKGQWLFNVQALFDHYSDIMDWEKLEKMNQPALFLRGGNSFYISKPEHFAAIDEQFSQAKIEMIENTGHWLHGEKPEEVIQHIKTFLN
- a CDS encoding immunity protein Imm33 domain-containing protein; its protein translation is MSKNTQNLSPLQELIAEQKLLCEEVGSAYVEVSGDDVVAVAVHTLKQDPIVGIRKKPEPAENISWYIYGGEPSSEDAFETMTVRELQDIAPEVLPYLALETGFRFMIDADDYEDVWKEEI